One window of Dermacentor andersoni chromosome 7, qqDerAnde1_hic_scaffold, whole genome shotgun sequence genomic DNA carries:
- the LOC126534674 gene encoding BTB/POZ domain-containing protein 6-B-like, giving the protein MSLDFADLLESGRYADVQFVVQSDPYSVSRTFKAHKQLLAMRSDVFGAMFEGSLRDRDTVLIRDLHPDGFRGLLEYVYTGRSAINNIQDAIYTRDAAEKYRFLDLANTCTEYIKSHLEADDVCTLIDYSFVSYGAVKDDVVVEEVILDNGESVLSSAAFTISMEETVNFVLDRVHGVPTKVVIKAVLRWAGAQCGPDVANWEYTGTVAAAVRKFLPKIKFLALSVRQMTKFIAADATWDILTAEEACAILCEIIQPGSAAPLPEWLNPERDIFARPESTSREPPLHMRRR; this is encoded by the exons ATGTCT CTGGACTTCGCTGACCTCCTGGAGAGCGGCAGGTACGCCGACGTTCAGTTCGTTGTGCAGTCCGACCCCTACTCCGTGTCCAGGACCTTCAAGGCCCACAAACAGCTGCTGGCCATGCGCAGTGACGTATTTGGCGCCATGTTTGAAGGATCGCTCCGCGACCGGGACACCGTCCTCATCAGGGACCTGCACCCCGATGGCTTCCGTGGGCTTCTCGA GTACGTATACACAGGACGGTCCGCTATCAACAACATCCAAGATGCCATCTACACAAGAGACGCAGCTGAGAAGTACCGCTTCCTAGATCTCGCCAACACCTGCACCGAATATATTAAAAGTCACCTCGAAGCAGACGATGTCTGCACGTTGATCGACTACTCGTTCGTGTCTTACGGTGCAGTCAAAGACGACGTGGTGGTGGAGGAAGTTATCTTGGACAACGGTGAATCCGTGCTGTCGTCTGCTGCCTTCACGATCTCCATGGAGGAGACGGTGAACTTCGTTTTGGACAGG GTGCACGGCGTTCCGACGAAGGTGGTCATCAAGGCCGTACTCCGTTGGGCAGGCGCGCAGTGCGGTCCCGACGTCGCCAACTGGGAGTACACCGGGACAGTCGCCGCCGCTGTGAGGAAGTTCCTGCCCAAAATCAAGTTCCTCGCGCTCAGCGTGCGGCAGATGACGAAATTCATCGCGGCCGACGCCACGTGGGACATTCTCACGGCGGAGGAGGCGTGCGCTATCTTGTGCGAGATCATCCAACCCGGGAGTGCGGCGCCGTTGCCGGAGTGGCTGAACCCCGAGCGTGACATTTTCGCCAGGCCCGAATCGACTTCGCGGGAACCCCCCCTCCACATGAGACGTCGCTGA